One Ricinus communis isolate WT05 ecotype wild-type chromosome 2, ASM1957865v1, whole genome shotgun sequence DNA segment encodes these proteins:
- the LOC8263034 gene encoding FCS-Like Zinc finger 5 codes for MLLGKRPRPPMKRTTSLSEITFDLDTNGSCESAQQAAGFGGDGTGTGGGQQQLDQRFLAAATISPRNHRRASADFLETAHFLRSCSLCHRRLVTGRDIYMYRGDSAFCSLECRQQQMNQDERKEKCSLASKKEVTSSTVAGADVSAKGETAAALWGHVPFKHHPANSPLNYI; via the exons ATGTTGTTAGGGAAAAGACCGCGTCCTCCAATGAAAAGAACAACAAGTTTATCAGAGATCACTTTTGATCTTGATACCAATGGCAGCTGTGAATCAGCTCAACAGGCCGCCGGTTTTGGTGGTGATGGAACTGGTACTGGCGGCGGCCAGCAGCAGCTAGATCAACGGTTCTTGGCTGCTGCCACCATTTCACCTAGAAACCATAGAAGAGCTTCTGCCGATTTCTTGGAAACTGCTCATTTTTTGAGGTCTTGCTCTCTTTGCCATCGCCGTTTGGTCACCGGTCGTGATATCTATATGTACAG AGGGGACAGTGCGTTTTGCAGTCTAGAGTGCAGGCAGCAGCAAATGAATCAAGATGAGAGAAAAGAGAAGTGTTCATTAGCTTCCAAGAAAGAAGTTACATCCTCCACCGTCGCCGGAGCAGATGTCTCCGCCAAAGGAGAGACGGCTGCTGCTTTGTGGGGTCACGTACCATTCAAACACCATCCAGCTAATAGCcctcttaattatatataa